From Podospora bellae-mahoneyi strain CBS 112042 chromosome 3, whole genome shotgun sequence, the proteins below share one genomic window:
- the ALG7_2 gene encoding tunicamycin resistance protein (EggNog:ENOG503NUTG; COG:G; BUSCO:EOG09262QS5) yields the protein MTTSSSRSPSRLPPSSSSSLSRTETLSLFSLTFACVAVLANTFQGDGEPLIASLALSGVAFAASFAMIRWLGPTLMKAGLKGTDMSKHNRREIPECMGGIAAVVYLLVIIVFIPFPFYKDIVAATSGGGNRDVVVSVVEGVERGRLLHKFPHSKLASYLSAIISLQSITLLGIGDDLFDIRWRHKFFIPAFASIPLLVVYFVDFGVTSIVVPIPLQPYLGELVNVGVLYYVYMASVAIFSPNSINILAGINGIEVAQSIVVAVLLAINDCLYLLTPYPHPATDSHLFSLYFLLPFLGVSGALLWHNWYPARVFVGDTYCYFAGMVFVVVSILGHFSKTLILLLVPQIFNFCYSVPQLFGLVPCPRHRLPRFNARTGLLVPSVTPWTRERQPRGVVAWGLKVLGGLRLLGVTVDEEGRFVETTNFTILNLWLVWRGPLREDRLAMEITGMQMVVGLFGLFVRHGLAQLVFKEDNWSIGAAGV from the exons ATGACGACCTCCAGCTCACGTTCCCCATCCCGattacccccctcctcctcctcctccctctcccgaaCCGaaaccctctctctcttctccctcaccttcgcCTGCGTCGCGGTATTGGCGAATACCTTCCAAGGCGATGGCGAACCTCTAatcgcctccctcgccctcagcGGGGTCGCCTTCGCGGCGTCGTTTGCGATGATAAGGTGGTTAGGCCCGACGCTGATGAAGGCTGGGCTGAAGGGGACAGACATGAGCAAGCATAATAGACGGGAAATACCAGAGTGCATGGGGGGGAtcgcggcggtggtgtaCCTGCTGGTGATTATTGTCTTCATCCCGTTTCCGTTTTACAAGGACATTGTGGCGGCGACGAGCGGGGGGGGCAATAGGGATGTTGTTGTTAGTGtcgtggagggggtggagagggggaggttgctgCATAAGTTTCCGCACAGCAAG TTGGCGTCGTATTTGTCGGCGATTATATCGCTTCAGTCGATCACGTTGTTGGGGATAGGAGATGATCTTTTCGACATACGGTGGCGACACAAGTTTTTCATTCCGGCTTTTGCGTCGATACCGCTGTTGGTGGTTTACTTTGTCGACTTTGGCGTCACGTCGATCGTGGTGCCGATTCCGCTGCAGCCGTACCTGGGGGAGCTGGTGAATGTCGGGGTGCTGTACTACGTCTACATGGCGAGCGTGGCGATTTTTAGCCCGAACAGTATTAACATTCTGGCGGGGATCAACGGGATTGAAGTGGCGCAGTCGATTGTCGTTGCGGTGTTGCTGGCGATCAATGATTGCTTGTACTTGCTCACGCCGTACCCCCACCCGGCGACGGACTCGCACTTGTTTTCGCTGTACTTTTTGCTGCCGTTTTTGGGGGTTTCCGGGGCGCTGCTGTGGCATAATTGGTATCCGGCGAGGGTGTTTGTGGGGGATACGTATTGTTATTTTGCGGGCATggtgtttgtggtggtgagcattCTGGGGCATTTCAGCAAGACGTTgatcttgctgctggtgccgcAGATATTCAACTTTTGCTATTCGGTGCCGCAGTTGTTTGGGCTGGTGCCGTGTCCGAGGCACAGGCTGCCCAGGTTTAATGCGAGGACGGGGTTGCTGGTGCCGAGCGTCACGCCTtggacgagggagaggcagccgaggggggtggttgcgtgggggttgaaggtgttgggcgggttgaggttgttgggggttacggtggatgaggaggggaggtttgtCGAGACGACGAACTTTACGATTTTGAATCTTTGGCTTGTGTGGAGGGGGCCGTTGAGGGAGGATaggttggcgatggagatTACGGGGATgcagatggtggtggggttgtttgggttgtttgttAGGCATGGGCTGGCTCAGTTGGTGTTCAAGGAGGATAATTGGAGCATTGGGGCAGCAGGAGTTTAG
- the ncs1 gene encoding Calcium-binding protein NCS-1 (BUSCO:EOG09264RR2; COG:T; EggNog:ENOG503NWK4) produces MGNLQSKKLPDDQLKELQKSTNFDKKELQQWYRGFLKDCPSGMLSKGEFQKIYAQFFPFGDPSTFADYVFNVFDTDKSGTIDFKEFICALSVTSRGKMEDKLDWAFQLYDIDGDGKISYDEMLKIVEAIYKMVGSMVKLPEDEDTPEKRVRKIFRMMDKDENGSLDMNEFKEGSQRDATIVSALSLYDGLV; encoded by the exons ATGGGCAACTT GCAGTCCAAGAAGCTCCCTGACGATCAGCTGAAGGAGCTCCAGAAGTCAACCAATTTTGACAAGAAGGAGTTGCAGCAATGGTATAGAG GTTTCCTCAAGGACTGCCCGAGCGGCATGCTGAGCAAGGGCGAATTCCAAAAGATCTACGCCCAGTTCTTCCCCTTTGGTGACCCAAGCACATTCGCCGACTACGTCTTCAACGTATTCGACACGGACAAGTCAGGAACTATTGATTTCAAAGAATTCATTTGTGCTCTGAGTGTTACCAGCCGGGGTAAGATGGAGGACAAGCTGGATTGGGCGTTCCAACTGTACGATATCGACGGCGATGGAAAGATCAGCTACGACGAGATGTTGAAGATTGTGGAGGCGATTTACAAGATG GTCGGGTCCATGGTTAAGCTCccagaagacgaagacacCCCCGAGAAGCGCGTCCGCAAAATCTTTAGGATGATGGACAAGGATGAGAACGGCAGCCTTGATATGAACGAATTCAAGGAAGGCTCGCAGCGGGATGCCACCATTGTGTCGGCGCTGTCGCTCTACGACGGGTTGGTGTAA